In Chanodichthys erythropterus isolate Z2021 chromosome 11, ASM2448905v1, whole genome shotgun sequence, a single window of DNA contains:
- the LOC137031145 gene encoding uncharacterized protein isoform X1: protein MFTGVQEAAIVNLVLENNEIRLREIQSHIIQDNTLFNNIQRVSLSTLARILERNQIRMKQLYKVLFERNSQRNKEFRRAYVDGVLEMDAHAIPHEFIFIDEAGFNLAKTKRRGRNLIGHRAIIDVPGQRGGNITMCAAISNMHGVLHRHAKLGPYNTAHILTFLDRLHNILIPPERMNDADHQRNRYVVVWDNVSFHRAAPVQNWCADHPTFLVQYLPPYSPFLNPIEEFFSAWRWKVYDRQPFVRMPLVQAMEEACDEIDVGAIQGWIRHSRRFFPRCLAREDIACDVDEALWPDPAVRQDAA, encoded by the exons atgttcaccggggtacaggaagctgccattgtaaacttggttttggaaaataatgaaatcagattacgagaaattcaaagccacatcatccaagacaacaccttattcaacaacattcaacgagttagtctgtccacattggctcgcattctcgagcgaaaccaaatcagaatgaaacaactttataaggtgctgtttgagagaaactctcaaagaaacaaagagttcagacgagcatatgtggat ggagtactggaaatggatgctcatgcaatcccacatgagttcatctttatagatgaggctgggttcaacctagcaaagaccaaaagaagagggagaaacctcattggccacagagccattatagatgttcctggccaacgtggtgggaacatcacaatgtgcgctgccatctccaatatgcatggtgtcctccaccgtcatgccaaacttggaccatacaacacagcccatattctcacatttctggacagacttcacaacattctcataccaccagagcgtatgaatgatgcagaccatcaaagaaaccggtacgttgtagtatgggacaacgtgagctttcatcgtgcagccccagtccaaaactggtgtgctgaccacccaacatttctcgtgcaatacctcccaccatactcaccatttctgaaccccatagaagaattcttttcggcatggcggtggaaggtatacgaccggcagccctttgtgcgcatgcctcttgtgcaggccatggaagaggcatgtgatgagattgatgtgggtgcaattcagggatggataaggcactcaaggcgcttcttccctcgatgtctggcaagggaagatattgcctgtgatgttgacgaggcgttgtggccagacccagctgtgcggcaagatgctgcctaa
- the LOC137031145 gene encoding uncharacterized protein isoform X2, which yields MFTGVQEAAIVNLVLENNEIRLREIQSHIIQDNTLFNNIQRVSLSTLARILERNQIRMKQLYKVLFERNSQRNKEFRRAYVDGVLEMDAHAIPHEFIFIDEAGFNLAKTKRRGRNLIGHRAIIDVPGQRGGNITMCAAISNMHGVLHRHAKLGPYNTAHILTFLDRLHNILIPPERMNDADHQRNRRILFGMAVEGIRPAALCAHASCAGHGRGM from the exons atgttcaccggggtacaggaagctgccattgtaaacttggttttggaaaataatgaaatcagattacgagaaattcaaagccacatcatccaagacaacaccttattcaacaacattcaacgagttagtctgtccacattggctcgcattctcgagcgaaaccaaatcagaatgaaacaactttataaggtgctgtttgagagaaactctcaaagaaacaaagagttcagacgagcatatgtggat ggagtactggaaatggatgctcatgcaatcccacatgagttcatctttatagatgaggctgggttcaacctagcaaagaccaaaagaagagggagaaacctcattggccacagagccattatagatgttcctggccaacgtggtgggaacatcacaatgtgcgctgccatctccaatatgcatggtgtcctccaccgtcatgccaaacttggaccatacaacacagcccatattctcacatttctggacagacttcacaacattctcataccaccagagcgtatgaatgatgcagaccatcaaagaaaccg aagaattcttttcggcatggcggtggaaggtatacgaccggcagccctttgtgcgcatgcctcttgtgcaggccatggaagaggcatgtga